The Phycisphaerales bacterium DNA window AGCACGCCTTCGCCCTTGAGGAGTGCGACTGGACCACCGTCCGCGACCACGCCAGCAGCGCGCCCCTCGAAGCCCCCATCCGGCGCGACGAGACCCGACTGGTGCTCATCCTCATCGGACTGGCCAACCACCAGACCGTTGACGATGTCACCGCGTGGTGCATCAAGTACGGTAAGCCGCTGGTTCGCCTGCCCGGCAAGGGCTACAACCCCGAGCGCATCGCGGCCGAGGTGCTCGAGCAGGTGAGTGGGAAGCTGGAGGGCGGCAAGTAGCCGGCTCCGCGAAAGACCCGCATCCATGCAATGAAAACGCCCGGCCAGCGCCGGGCGTTTCGATCCTGAAGGCCGATCACCGCTCAACGCGGGCGAGGATCCGAATCAGCACGTCCCCCCGCCCAGCACGCGGAAGAACGCCTCGATGTCCTGATCCGTGCCGGTGTCGCCATCGCCGTTGAAGTCCGCGCCCCCGTGCCAGCACGTGGGGCAGCAGTTCCCGCCCAGGCACGCGAAGAACGCCTCGATGTCCTGGTCCGTCCCGCTGTCGCCGTCCTGGTTGAAGTCCTGCGGCCCGCACCCCAGCACCGGCGACGCGAAGATCACCAGCTGCGGCTCGACCAGGCTCCCGTGGCTGATCCCCGCGTACGGCGCCGCCACGCTCGACCCACCGGGCGACAGCAGCAGCGTCAGCGTGCCCGCGCCCGACGAGATCTCGTTGAACACGGCCTCGGCTCCGGGCGTGTTGCTGCCGCCGGCGGTATAGATCGTGCGGGCGTCCGCCCCCGCACCCGACGAGAACGACCAGCTCGCCACGCTCAACGCATCGGGGTAGTTGCTCGCGAAGGTGTTGAACCGCGTGCCCGTGTTGCCGGGCGTGAGGTTCACGCCATCGGCGTTGGTGTACCGCAGCAGCACCGAACCGCTGCTGCTCACAGGGTCCACGGCCCTCATCATGTTCAGCGAGATGCGGTCGATCGTCCAGCCGTTGGGGTACACCGAGTTCAGGGCCGCGACAATGGCCGCGTTGGTGAACCGGGCCGCGGCGTACGCCGGCGCCGGCCGCCCGTCGACATCTTCCACGCCCGTGCCCTGCACCCGCCACATGGTCGTGTCGGGGGACACGCCGGAGTTGAGCACGAACGCGGCGCTCGCGGCGGTGAGGATGACCGCCCCCTCGCAGAAGTCAGGCTGCGCGTCGGCATCCACGTCCGTCAGCGTGCCGCGCTTGAGATCGGTGCAGTCGATCATGCCGTTCTGGTCGCAGTCCAGCGACGGCTGCGCCACGATCTCGCACGCGTCCAGCTGCCCGTTGGTGTTGCAGTCGTTCGCGGGGTCCTGGAGCTCGATGTTGTCGTCGATGTTGTTGCCGTTGCAGTCCGGGCCCGTGGTGCACGAGTGCGTGGGCGAACTGCTGTTCCGCGGCGTTGGCGTGCCGTTGGAGAAGTCATTGGTGTCGTTGCCCGTGTCGGTGCAGCCGCCGTTGGCACGCCTGATCGCGTCCGAGCCGTTCATCGCCCCCGCGGGGAACGCGGGCTCGCACAACACCTCGCCCCACAGCACGAGGTCGACGGTGCTGTCGAGCGACGGACAGTGCGAGATCAACCCCGACTGGTTGTTGGAGATCATGATCTTGCCGCCGATAGGGTCGCCGGTGATCAGGCCGGTTGCGTCGGGCGGGGGCAGGGGCAGGCTGCCGCTGGCGGGCGCGAGCTCCACGAGGAAGTAGCCGTGCGCGGGGATGGATCCGCTCAGCGGCGCGACGTTCCACTGTGAGCACCCGCCGCAGAAGGCGATCTTGATCGACCAACCATTGAGGCTCACCGGCGCGTTCCCCGCGTTGAACAGCTCCACGAAGTCGCTCTGGTACACCGTGCTGCCAATGTGCAGCTGGCTGATCGTCACCTGGGCGTGCGCGCTGACGGCCAACCCACACGACGCGATCGCGGCGAGAACAGACTTCATGATGTGGCTCCTGAGTAAGGGGGGCGGGTTCAGGCCCCTCCCGCTCGCACCAGACTACCGGTTTCCCTGTGGCGGCACACCCGGCCAGAGTAAGAACAGCACGGTTTTCCAAGCGGGTTCCGCTCGCCTGCCGCACCCGCGACCATGCAGCGCGGTACACCACTCTGGATGGATGCGATCTGCGGTGGCAGCACGGGACGTGGCAGTGCGCGTGGGTTCACCCTAGTGGAACTCGGCGTGTGCATCGTCGTCGCTCTCTTGATCGCACTGCTCGTCGCCCCACTGCTGCGGGGCAAGGGTCGCACGGGGCCCCACCACTCCAAGGACCCAACGCAGGTCCGCGGCATCCACCAGGGCCTCGTGATGTGGGCCCAGAACAACCAGGACCGCTTTCCGCTCCCCTCGCAACTGGACGCCGCCGATGACACCGTGCTCGCACCCGCCGCGAGCAAGGACACCACGTCCAACATCATGTCCGTGCTTATGTACAACGGCTTCTTCGGCCCGGAGATCTGCATCAGCCCCCAGGAGGTCAACCCGCAGATCGCCCAGATGACCACCTACGCCTACTCCATGCCCACCATGGCTAACCGCCCCGCCAAGGCCCTCTGGGACCCCGCGTTCAACGCCGACTTCTCCGCGCCGGGCGGCGGGCACTTCAGCTACGCCCACACGCTTCCCTCGGGGCCGCGCCTCAAGCACTGGGTGTCCACCTTCGCCGCCGACGTGCCGATTGTCAGCAACCGCGGCCCGCAAGTCACCGCGATGACCTGGGGCACGCTGGGCGAGGCGCTACCAACGTATGACGCCAAGAGCAACACACTCCGCATCCACGGCTCGCCGAAGACCTGGGAAGGCGCCGTCGTCTACGCTGACAACCACGTGAACTACGAAGTGGACCTCTCACCGCCGACCGCGACGTTCCTCAATCGCACAGGCAAGCGCACGACCGACTGCCTCTTCTTCGACGAGCCCGAGGACGCCACCGGCGAGAACGCCCTGCTCGCGATCTGGACCAAGAGCGGGGCCGCGCCCGAGCAGTTCTGGACTGTGTGGGACTGACACACCAAAACAAGCCGAATCGTGCGCAACCTCTATACCGCCTGCACCGCGCCGCGCTCGCCGCCGGTAGCACAGGTATTTGGAGGTTCGATTATGCGAAACAACCTGTGCATCGCCGGCAAGAGAATGGGCTTCACTCTGGTGGAGCTGCTGATCGCAGTCGTCGCGTCCATCGTGGTCGCGTTCATCGGCCTTGTGCTCATCGACGCCAGCCGCCCGCGCTGCGGAGGCCGCCAGATCAAGGACTCCACCCAGGTCCGCGGCATCCACCAGGGCCTCGTGATGTGGGCGCAGAACTCCAAGGACCAGTACCCCGTTCCCAGCGACTACGACAAGATGAACACAACCCTCCAGGTCCCCGCCGCGGAGAAGGACACCACTTCTAACATCATCTCAATCCTCATCTACAACGGCTTCTTCGGCCCCGAGCTCTGCGTCAGCCCCGCGGAGAGCAACCCGGCCATCAAGCAGATGGCCAACTACCAGTACTCCAACCCCACCAGCGCGGCCAGCCCCGGAACGGCCCTCTGGGACCCCGCGTTCAACGCCGACTTCACCGCCGCGACCGGCGGCCACTTCAGCTACGCGCACCTCATGCCCGCCGGCGAGCGCCGCGCCGACTGGTCGAACACGTTCAGCGCGACCACCGCCGTGGTCAGCAACCGCGGCCCGCAGGTCCAGAGCGTCACCTACAGCGCCGCCCACGTCCCGATGCCGACCTTCCGCGCCAACAGCAACACCCTCGCCATCCACGGCGGCCGCACCACCTGGGAGGGCAACGTCGTCTACAACGACAACCACGTGAACTTCGAGACCCGCATGGCCCCCGACACCCTCACTTTCAAGGACTCGGCCAACGCCGACTGGGGCGACTGCCTCTTCTTCGACGAGCCCGAGGACGTCAGCCAGCGCAACGCCCTCCTCTCGATCTGGACCCGCAGCGGCGCCACGCCCGCTGAGTACAAGGCGATCTGGGACTGATCCGATATGGTGATGGACAGTCGCCCGCGCCCGCGGCCGCGCGATCGGCCGCGGGCAGTTGTCGTATGAGACCATGGAGTCGGAACGCTGAACCGCGCCTTCACACTCAAAGAGCTGCTGATCTGTGTCCTGATTATCGGGATACTCGCCGCGCTCGCGGTGGTTGCCCTCTCCCGTGCACGCGCCGCCGCCAGGCAGAACTATGACTCGACGCACGTGCGTGCTTTGCACCAGGCGCTAGTGATGTCCAGCACGCAGAACGACAGCTTCGTTCTGCCTTCGTGGGTGGACAAAGTGGACACCACTGTGGCGGGCGATCCGTCTGCAAAGGACACGACCGCGAACGTCGTGTCGTACATGATCTACAACGGGTTTATCGGCCCCGAACTCTGCGTCAGCCCGGCGGAAACCAACCCAGCCATCCAGATCAACACAACGTTCCAGTACTCAAACCCCGCTGCGGCCGTGGAGCCTGCGATGGCCCTCTGGGACCCAGCTTTCTCGGTGGACTTCACGAACGGGAAGGTCGGGAATTTCAGCTACGCCCACCTGTTCCCGTTCGGCACGAGAAAAATCAAGTGGTCAAACTCCTTCTCTGCGACTGAACCTGTCATCGGGAACCGTGGGCCGCGGGTCAGCTCAGTCGACTACAGCAGTGATCCGATGCGACCACAGATGGTTTACGACCGAAACAGCTTCACGATGGCCATCCACGGCCCCAGGCGCAGCTGGGAAGGTCACGTCGCATACAACGACAACCACGTCGACTTCGAAACCACTCTTGCACCGAAGGCGTCGACCTTCAAGAAGTCGAGCATCTCATTCGCGGATTGCCTGTTCTTCGACGAGCCCGAGGACACCGACGACCTCAACACCCTGCTGGGTATCTTCACCACGGCCGGTCCCGCAAACATCGACTGGACCCACATCTGGGACTGAAGCCGCGTTCCGCCACGGCCTCATGCAGGCGATCGTCCAGCTGGAACTCCCTGCCCCCACCCGATTTAGACGCTTCTCAACGGTGATCGACCTTCACCGGCCACACTCTGGCCAACAAGGAAGGAGTACCACCATGATTGGTCTACGTCCCCAGCACACCGAGGGGCCCGTCGCCCGCGCGATCGAAGAGCAGACCGCCAAGCTGCCCAGCGACCTGTTCCTCTGGGCCGCCGTCGGCTCCATGGTCGTCTCGGCCGCGTTCCAGGCCACCGGCAAGAAGAACGCGTCGATGTTCGTCGGTCAGTGGGCCCCCTCGTTCCTCATCCTGGGCCTGTACAACAAGCTCGTGAAGATCGAAGGCCACGATCAGCTGAGCTGATCGGCTCGACAAACCTGTACGACCCGTACGAGACCGGAGCGCGAGCTCCGGACGAGTACGACGCAGCCGCGCCACCGAGATGTCTTCATCTCGGTGGCTCTTTTCGTGCGCGGTACGCTGCCGCCATGCCCGCGCACTTCCAATGGCCACCGCGACCGCTGCCGGAGCAAGAGCTCGGCGCCCCGGCATCGCCGCGCTACTGGAAGCCGCAACCAGCCAAAGAGCCGATCGCGCAAGCGATCGAGTCCCCTGCCTCCTCACCATCCGACACCTCGCCTCCGGAAGCAAAGCCTGTCCGAACAGCCGCCACCGCTCCACCCGAACCTGCGCGACCGATCCCCGCGCGCGCTTCGGCCCCATCGCTCCTCTCGACCGCCTTCCGCCACATCGAATCCACCTACCTCGGCCTCACCCGCCCACCCTTCGCCCAGCGAGCCGCCGACGCCAACTGGCATCCCGACCTCCCCCACGAGTACTGCCCCCGCTGCGCTTCCACGACCGGCGTGCACGAAGCGACCACCGCCGGCTGCACGCGCTGCGCGCACCTGAAGCTGCCGTGGGACCGGGCCGTGCGGCTAGCCCGCTACGAAGGCCTGCTCCAGTCCTGCATCCACGAGGTGAAGTTCTCCGCCTGGAAGCGGCTGGGGTTGGACCTCGGGCGCGAGCTCGGCCACCAGCTCGCACCCCACCTCGAGCACGTCGACAAGACCCGCCTGGTACTGATTCCGATCCCCGCCAGCTGGTGGCGCCGGGTCTCACGCGGCATCGACCACACCACTGTGATCGCCAAGGGCGTGCACCAGGTGGTGGGGGGCACCCTCGCCCCCGCCCTCCGCCGCCGCCACCGCCGCCCGCAGGTGGGCCTGTCTAACACCGACCGCGCCCGCAACGCCGCGGGATCGATGCGCCTCCGAGGCCACCCCCGGTTTGAGGGCTGCACGCTTGTCCTTATAGACGACGTGCGCACCACCGGGGCAACCATGGGTGAGGCGGCCAAGGTGCTCCGACGAGGGCTGACCAGGCTGGGCCAGAAACCCGCCGCGATCTGGTCCTGCACCCTGGCGGTCGCGGAGTTCGGCGACCGCTCCCCGCCCATCTGACTTGGAGTCCCGGCCTTTCTCCGCGCCTCCGCGAGCCCCGCGAGAGGTTCTCCCCCTAGACTCCCCCGGAAAACTCAAGTTTTCGTCCCCAGCCTCTCCACACCGCATCCGCAGGTTGGAGGATGGAGAAGAAGGTAAGTGTCCGGTCAGCAAGGGTTTGTGACGCGGGTCGCAAAAACCTTTTCGTCGAAAAGCTTGACTGCCAACGACGACAAGCCCTAGACTGACCCCCCACCGAAAGCCGCAAGGCAATCGCCGGTGAGAACCGGGGAGTTGCAGTGCCGAGGTGGCTGATCTTTGAAAAGTGAACAGTTGGGTTCCGCACGAGAGTGTGTGATCTCTGGCACGGCGTTGCACGCCGCCCTTCCACCAAGGGGCCAGGGTCAATGATCACCGATGTCCTGTCCCGTACAAGGCTGGTCGTCGGGGTGGAGTCTTGAGGTCACAGTCAAGACTGGTCTTACTCTCTCGTGCAGACCTGCCCGTCGATCTGAGCGCTTCAGTCGGCGGGCAAAAGAGAGTGAGCCTAATCCATCGGTTTAGCCACCGATGGCGGCGGTCCTGAAGTCCTCCCTCCCCGGGAGTGACGGAAGTCCCGTCGTTAGACCGGCCACGCAGAGCTGCAGCCGCAAGGTTGTGGTGAGTGTGGTTTTTTTCATGGTCCAAACCACTCATTGAAGTATTGGAACCCTCGGTGAAAGCCGAGGACTACGAAAAATCAATTGAAGAGTTTGATCATGGCTCAGATTGAACGCTGGCGGCATGGCTAAAACATGCAAGTCGAACGTGCCCGCAAGGGCAAGTGGCGAAAGGGTCAGTAACGCGATCGAATGTACCCTGAGGTGGGGGATAGGGCAGGGAAACTTGCCATAATACCCCATGATGTCCTCGGACCAAAGGTTTACCGCCTTGGGAGCAGCGATCGTCCTATCAGCTAGTTGGCGGGGTAATGGCCCACCAAGGCGAAGACGGGTAGCAGGTGTGAGAGCACGACCTGCGACATCGGAACTGAGACACTGTCCGGACTCCTACGGGAGGCTGCAGTAACGAATCTTCCGCAATGGGCGAAAGCCTGACGGAGCAATGCCGCGTGTGGGATGAAGCGGCTACGCCGTGTAAACCACTGTCAGGGGGCAGGAACAATGACCGCCCCCAGAGGAAGAGCCGGCTAACCCTGTGCCAGCAGCCGCGGTAATACAGGGGGCTCGAGCGTTAGTCGGAATCACTGGGCTTAAAGGGTGCGTAGGCGGCTCGCCAAGTGCTTTGTGAAATCCCACAGCTCAACTGTGGAACAGCAGGGCAAACTGGCGAGCTTGAGGCAGGTAGGGGCCGGAAGAACAGTTGGTGGAGCGGTGAAATGCGTAGATATCAACTGGAATGCCGATGGGGAAGCCGTCCGGCTGGGCCTGTCCTGACGCTGAGGCACGAAAGCGTGGGGAGCAAACAGGATTAGATACCCTGGTAGTCCACGCCGTAAACGATGTGCACTAGACTGGTGCGGTTTTGACGCCGTATCAGTCGCAGTAAAAACGATAAGTGCACCGCCTGGGGAGTACGGTCGCAAGGCTAAAACTCAAATGAATTGACGGGGGCTCACACAAGCGGTGGAGCATGTTGCTTAATTCGAGGCAACGCGAAGAACCTTACCTGGGCTTGACATGTACGGATTAACCCTATGAAAGTAGGGCCACACCCGCAAGGGCGGAACGTGCACAGGTGCTGCATGGCTGTCGTCAGCTCGTGCTGTGAAGTGTCGGGTTAAGTCCCTTAACGAGCGCAACCCCTGTCGTTAGTTGCTCACGCGTCATGGCGAGTACTCTAGCGAGACTGCCGGTGTCAAACCGGAGGAAGGTGGGGATGACGTCAAGTCCTCATGGCCCTTACGCCCAGGGTTGCAAACGTGCTACAATGGCGCGTACAAAGCGATGCGAGATCGCGAGATGGAGCAAATCGCAAAAAACGCGCCCCAGTTCGGATTGCAGGCTGCAACTCGCCTGCATGAAGTCGGAATCGCTAGTAATCGGAGATCAGCTACGCTCCGGTGAATGTGTTCCTGAGCCTTGTACACACCGCCCGTCACGTCATGGGAGCCTGGAGTGCCCGAAGTCGCCATATTTCAGTGGTGCCCACGGCAAGACAGGTGACTGGGACGAAGTCGTAACAAGGTAGCCGTAGGAGAACCTGCGGCTGGATCACCTCCTTTCTAAGGGATTTCCTTAGACCAGCAGCGTCCGGGATCATTCGAAAGATTGAACAACCCCCCGGACCGGAAGGGCGACCTTCCACTGGTATGTCAACGCACCCTCGTCCACGGCAACGTGGATACGCGATCGGCAACGATCGCATAAGCGGTACCCAACTGTTTCTCTTCTAACCGGAGTCTTCCGGCGGCAACACCCATCCAACGATGGGTGTTGTTCGTTTTTGGCCCCGCGTGCGCGCTCGTCAGGGGAGAGCCGATCGCGCCAGCGATC harbors:
- a CDS encoding lamin tail domain-containing protein, whose protein sequence is MKSVLAAIASCGLAVSAHAQVTISQLHIGSTVYQSDFVELFNAGNAPVSLNGWSIKIAFCGGCSQWNVAPLSGSIPAHGYFLVELAPASGSLPLPPPDATGLITGDPIGGKIMISNNQSGLISHCPSLDSTVDLVLWGEVLCEPAFPAGAMNGSDAIRRANGGCTDTGNDTNDFSNGTPTPRNSSSPTHSCTTGPDCNGNNIDDNIELQDPANDCNTNGQLDACEIVAQPSLDCDQNGMIDCTDLKRGTLTDVDADAQPDFCEGAVILTAASAAFVLNSGVSPDTTMWRVQGTGVEDVDGRPAPAYAAARFTNAAIVAALNSVYPNGWTIDRISLNMMRAVDPVSSSGSVLLRYTNADGVNLTPGNTGTRFNTFASNYPDALSVASWSFSSGAGADARTIYTAGGSNTPGAEAVFNEISSGAGTLTLLLSPGGSSVAAPYAGISHGSLVEPQLVIFASPVLGCGPQDFNQDGDSGTDQDIEAFFACLGGNCCPTCWHGGADFNGDGDTGTDQDIEAFFRVLGGGTC
- a CDS encoding type II secretion system protein: MDAICGGSTGRGSARGFTLVELGVCIVVALLIALLVAPLLRGKGRTGPHHSKDPTQVRGIHQGLVMWAQNNQDRFPLPSQLDAADDTVLAPAASKDTTSNIMSVLMYNGFFGPEICISPQEVNPQIAQMTTYAYSMPTMANRPAKALWDPAFNADFSAPGGGHFSYAHTLPSGPRLKHWVSTFAADVPIVSNRGPQVTAMTWGTLGEALPTYDAKSNTLRIHGSPKTWEGAVVYADNHVNYEVDLSPPTATFLNRTGKRTTDCLFFDEPEDATGENALLAIWTKSGAAPEQFWTVWD
- a CDS encoding prepilin-type N-terminal cleavage/methylation domain-containing protein — translated: MRNNLCIAGKRMGFTLVELLIAVVASIVVAFIGLVLIDASRPRCGGRQIKDSTQVRGIHQGLVMWAQNSKDQYPVPSDYDKMNTTLQVPAAEKDTTSNIISILIYNGFFGPELCVSPAESNPAIKQMANYQYSNPTSAASPGTALWDPAFNADFTAATGGHFSYAHLMPAGERRADWSNTFSATTAVVSNRGPQVQSVTYSAAHVPMPTFRANSNTLAIHGGRTTWEGNVVYNDNHVNFETRMAPDTLTFKDSANADWGDCLFFDEPEDVSQRNALLSIWTRSGATPAEYKAIWD